DNA sequence from the Urocitellus parryii isolate mUroPar1 chromosome 12, mUroPar1.hap1, whole genome shotgun sequence genome:
agtgagaccctgtctcaaaataaacacaaagagtTGGGGTTatcctcagtggtagagtgccccggGGGAGACCAGACCTGCACACACCAGCCTGGCAGAACCATCCCTAGTGgacgcgcacgcgcgcgcgcacacacacacacacacacacacacacacacacacacaattttaaggACAGAACTTTGTTGGCACCTGGTTCTGAATGTTGGTAAGTTCAAGACTGAAAGGCTGGCAAAGGCCTTCTTGCTGTGGCAAAAAGAGGGCAATAGAGACAGCGAGAGGAGGTCCAATCTACCCTTTCATAAGGCGCTCACTGTATAAAACCATCAACAAGGGCAGCGTCTTTGTGGTCTAGCCACTTCCTAAAGGTCCCACTTCTAACACCACACATTGGAGATCAAATTTTCAACAcctgaaggttttttgtttgtcttttaaattgttgttattggtcctggggattgaactcaggagtgctttgcCACAAAGCTACATCcttgccccccccctttttttttttagttttaattttgagataaggtcttactaaattgctgaggctggccttgaacttgaaatccttctgcttctgtctcccaagtggctaggattacagatgtgcatccaATGCATAAACTTTGAGGGACACATTAAAACCCTAGcgtggttttaaaaaatgaaaaagttttcaggaatctgaggcaggaggattgcaagttcaaggacagccttagcaacttagggaggccccaagcaacttagggaggcctatcttaaagtgaaaaaataacaaaaaagagctgggatgtggctcagtggttaagcacccctgggctcactctccaacaccaaaagaaaaaaaaatccagagtatgaaataataaaaaaaaaatttattttttttctcatccataacaaaaatatgaaaacttgcTTGATTATAGGTCAAGGCAGAACTAATGCAACTCCAATTTTTCAGGTCAAAAAACAGactgaaggggaggaagggacctGCCCAAAGCGACCCAGCACTTTAATGCCAGGACCCACAGTGAGAGTCCAATTTTTGGTCCAGGATCATTCTAACATGCTTGCTGAGTTCTCTGCATGGGCAACCAATCCTGCTGCTTCTCCTGACTCTCAGTGGGTCAGACTGAATCCTTTCCCAACTCACCCAGTCCCAACCTCACCAGTGTCTCTTCCCACAGCAGACGGTCACCAAGATGGAACACACTTGAGCACCCAAGCCCAGACCTTCCTGCCTCTCTGACCACCTTCTCTTCCTTACCTCTTGACCCAGGCAAGTCCTTCCTCTGCCTGATGGGCTCCCTGCAGTGTGCTCCTCCTATCTGCCCCACTTCTCCAACCTCATCTCCAACCAGCCCGGCCCTTGCAGCATTTCTGTTTCTGCATAGACTCCCTCCATTCAGCACTCGCACACACTCATGTTTCTACACTAGGTTAAAATACTCTCCGAACTTCACCGAAGATCAAGATAgttttttaatatgtgaaaaagtCTCAGGTAAAGTCTATGAAAGAAATACAAAGTGATTACTATGAGCTCTCACATTTTTCACTTAGCTTAATAAAAGGCAGAAATGCCAAGAAGAACCAGAGTTAATAAAGAAATGGGGACCTACAGTTCACTGTTGGTGGGGTAAATGATCACAACAACATCTTGAAGAACAACTTGACAatgtttttgcaaataaaaacacCATATACGTACATCAGAAtttttatagcaactttattcagCCCCAGCTTGAAAACAATCctaatgtccatcaacagaagaatggatcaATACATTATGATATGTTCTATAGCTGGAAGGCTAAACAAACCCCAAAAGCACACTAAATAAAAGTCAGACCCCAAACCACATCAtattgtagattttctttttaaaagtctcaaTGCATATAAAACCAGCTGGACGTGGTAGCATatacccagctacttgggagcctgaggcagaaggatagaaagttggaggccagtctgggcaatttagcaaaactctgtctcaaagaataaaaaaagaaaaaggagggatgggggatgtagtccagtggtaaaccactctcctagcatgtgtgaggccctgggtctgatctcCAGTGCCCCCTCCAAATTAAGAAATGCACACAGTAGTTAAGCCAGCAATTCCCACTCTAGGAACTGGTCCTGTAGTTTTCCTTGCATGTAGGCAAACTATGGATGGGCTTGCTGCTCTGGGCAAACTGGAAAGAACCTAGATGTCTTGTTATTTAGCCAGAAATGTTAAATCAATTTTAACATATCCATACGATGGAATATTGTCTAACCATTACAAAGAATGAGGTTGATATTTATGAGCAGATATGCAATAATCTTCAAGACAGTGTGAAGTCAACAAGCAAGGCTCAGAAAGTATGCAGCACACTATTCTCTGTGCAAGAGTGTGAGTGCATACACATGGACTCTGCAAGCCCTGAGAGTGGTGGCATTCCAGCCTGTGGGACCTTGTTGAGTTCTCTTCACAGGCATTACACACTGGCCAGGTCCAGTCCCTCTGCTGGACCACACTCTCCCCAGAGGCCTGTGGTGATGACACGAATGTCTCCCTAGTCAAAGACTTACAACTGTTTTGAGCTTAGAAACACGTCAATAGCTCTCTGACCACAGGCGGGGCCACAGTTGGGTCTGGCAGCAGCCACCGCTTTCCTGGCTGTCCAGAAGATAGGCTAGTCGTGGGAAGACTTGGGGTTTATGCCCAAAGAGCCCTTAGCCAACTCACTTCCCAAGTTCCCAGGTAACCCATGGAGTAAAGACAGGGTCTGGGGTGTGAGCTGCTGGAACTCCAGGTGCTGAAAAAGCCGCTGCCTCCATGCAGCAGGAATGGGTGTGGGCAGGTCACAGGACTTGGCCACAGTCGTAATGATCTGGATTCAGGTCAACTTCAGCCCATGAACTCAGCCTTCCACTGAGCTATCCTGCTGCTTGGGGGAGTCGGAAAGCACTTCACCCAAAGTCACGCTGCAATCTTACAGTCAAAGTGGACTATTGCTGGCATGTTCTGCAAAACAAAAGACAGTGACTTGATGGGACAGGGGGCACATGGTTCTAATGGGAAAGTGGGGGGCAAGAAGGCAGAGGAAAAGCAAGTGAGGAACTGGCTGGAAATGATGCAGGAGGTGCTGACAGGAGCCTGGTCAGGAAGAGTCAAGGAATCCTGGCTAAGAAGTACCAGTTTAGTCCCCCTGGGGTTTTGACTATGGTTTGGGTACCTGTCCACTTCTGCAAGATCCTTCTAGCAGGGAGGTGAGGAGCAGGCTGGATGTGGTCAGGCTGGAGGTAGGGAGACCTGTAGGGAGGCAATAGCAACCATTCAGGTGAACCCAGATGGTGACCTGGATGAGGGCAGGAGTGGGTGATGACAATGTTTGAGAATATTTAGGAGGGTTTGACATAACTggtgaaagaaaataagagcaagaAAGGGAGGAGTCAAAGGTGATGCTCTGATCTCTAGATCAAGGAACAGGACATCAGGAGTGCCCTGCATGGAGGTGAGGAATTCAGATTTGGGCAGAATATGAGTTCAGTTCCAAGGATGCTGAATGAGATGTGTCTGTAGGATGTCCAAGTGGGGAGGCCAGTAGGCGTTCACCTTCCTTCACTCAACAGCTGCCATGTGGCCACATGGACAAACTAGACCAGCCCCCTACCAGGGAGTTCCTGCTAGTGGGGGGATAGCAAATACCTGATGAATGGGGAAAGTGCCTTGGAGGAAGTAAaaagagcagagagagggagTAGCTGGAGGTCAGCTCTAGACCACAGGTACTCTGGAAGAGGCTTCTCTGCAGAGAGGACAGGAAGATGGGAGGCTATGCCCAGGAGAAAAGCATTCAAGGGAACAGCAAGTACCAGGCCCGGGAGACAGCAAAAGGGCTAGTGTGACAAATGACCAAGAGGGGTCATTGACTCTTGTCctagtttgttttctattgttatAACTAAATACCTGAGAGCAAGTCACTTACATGGAGGTTTTTTTTGggtcacagttctagaggctggaaagcCCAAGAGGATGGTGTCAAACTCTGTTCCGCTTCTAGCAAGGGCTTTcatgctgcatcataacatggcagaaagTATGGTGAGCTAGCTGgggtctctcttctttttcttgtaaAGTTACTCATGCtatcatgattttatttaacCCTGATTACTTCCCAAAGGTTCCACTTCGAAATAGCATTAATATATGACTTTGGGAATTGAATTTACAACACAAGAATTCTCAGgtcaaacattcaaaccatagcaatccTACGGCCTGGTTTGGGAATGCAAAGGCCAATGAGGTTGGGATGGAAGAATTGTGTTTCTGAAGCTCACAAACTGCAGTAGGGACTGTGGATATTGATCCAAGCAGCCCACAGAAAAGCTTAAAGATCCCTGAGAATGATGGGTGGGAAAATGATAGTTCTGATAGGTATGGACACATTAGGAGCCAGTTAGAAATCTAATGTAGACAAGCAGGCAAAACAGAATAATCAAGTCCTGGCTGGGCATGGtaatgcacgcctgtaatcccagcagcttgggaggctgagacaggaggaccatgagttcaaagccggcctcggCAATgttgaggcacttagcaactcagtgatatcATGTTtctatacaaaatagggctggggatgtggctcagtggttgagtgaccctgagttcaatccccagtaccaaaaaaaaaaaaaaaagtaggataaTCAAATCTGTGTCCAAGACTTAAGACTTCAGGCGCAGATAGATCATTGGCTGCCCTTCCCAGAGACTTCCTAGAAGTTCATCGGTACAGCTGATGATGGTTAATTCATCTTTAAACATTCCTGGTGCTTTCTTTCcccacagtactggggattgaacccaaggggctCTCTAACAGtaaactacatccctagcttttttttttttttttgagacagtctcaaaGTTgacaagctggccttgaactttagtCTCTGATTATATGCCTTCCCCACCATGCCCAGGGAATACTCTCTCTTGCCTATTTAATCCCTCTGCTCAACCAGAGTAGGCCTGTGGGTTCCATCTCAGTGCCCTTACCAGCCTGAGAGGATGGCTCTGCCTGCTTATGTGAGTTTCCTGAGGCCAGACAAGGAACCTGTCCACTTAGCAGTTTTCTCCACTGCCTCAGGGCTCTGAAAATGtgggctcagtggatgagtggagGGATGTCCCATTGCTGCCCTGCAGAGTTGGGGAACACAACGTGCATGGCTCCTGCTCGCCAAGAACTTAGAATTGAGTGAGTGCTGAACTGAGGCTCTGGCGACATTAGTACTGTGGAAAGGATCGGTGGCACTGGGCTATCTCTCACGCTGGCCTGAGGGCTGGGGGCGTGGGTAGGGGTTCAGGTGATTACCGCCTTGGCCTCCCCAGTCCCTCTTCAGAAATAGATGCTTAGGGAGAGGCGACAATGGAAGACACCGAGAAGCTCGGATCTGGGGGCCTGCAAGAATGTTACCTAGAAGCAACCAGCTTTCAAACTTCCCGGTCAGGGATGCATTTCTAGGAACCCAAGACAGATTAGCAgtgaaaacaagcaaagaaaagcAGGGGTGAGCGCTCTGGCTGAATTTCCGCTACCCGACGGATCCACTTCATGCGACCCACGCTCGGGCCGGCGGTAGGTGGCCCCATTGAGTGCGGTGGGTGTCCCCCGCCCAGCGAGACTTCCCAGTCCACTGCTCGCCGCCGCGCCGCCGCCGGGACCTTTCGCCTACTTTCCAGGGCTTAGGCCCCGCCCCCCGGCCCCGACCAAAACACGTGCCGCATCCCGCCCTGCCGGATCACGCCGCGGCCAGGCTGCGATCACGCGGGCCCACGCGGCGCCTATTGGCCAGACGCGCACGGGCCGAGCACGGATTGGCTGAAGGCGACGGGCCCACCCCCGGCGGGGCGCGGCGTATTTTGGTTTGCCTGCGCGCCCCGCCCCCGCGGCCGCTCCCTCCGCGGCGCCCCGCCCCTCCCGCGCCGCGAGGGCCGCGCCGGGGCAGAGCCGCGCGAGCGGGCTGAGGCGCGCGCTGGCCGCCAGAGCTCCGGTCATCACCGCCCGCTGCGCACGTGCGGCCGCTGCCGTGCCCGAGCTCACGCCCGCGGCCGCTTTGTTGCTTCTGAACCGCCGGCACCATGCACACGCCAGGCTCCGCGGGCCCGGGCGACGCGCGTGCGGTGAGTGGAGAGGCTGGCGCGGGAGGGGACGCCTGCCTGAGCTAGGGGCGAGGCGAGGGCGCGCCGCCTGGCGGGACTGGCGGAGGTGCGGGCTGTGCGGGGTCTCGCGGTTAAGGTACCGCTGGGGCAACCAGGCGGGCTCCGGGTTGGGCGGGCCGGTGGAAGCACAGGGTCTCGCCGGGCGGGGAGGGGGCGTGTGCTGTGCCCCGCGCAGCCGGACGTGCAGCTTTGTCTCGCGGTTCCCGGCGGCCCCGCCCGGCGCGGGGCTATTTCCAGCCATGACGTCACCTGGGCCCTGTGAGGAGGGTGGCCGTTGGGCGGGGGCGCGGCTGGCGGGAACGCGGCACCCGGGCGGTGGAGGCGGGGCACGGGTAGGGGCGGGGCGCAGGCTGTCGGCGGGAACCCTGCACGCCGGGGGCGGGAATGCGAGGGCGGGGCAGGACGCGAGGGCGGGGCAAGGTCAGATGGCGGGAGCGGGGCATGGAGGGGGCGGGGCAAGGGGCGGAGAAGCGGCACGCGGAGGGGCGGGGCAAAGGCGGCTGGCGGCAACGCAGCACGAGGAGGGTCAGACCCTTTGCTTCTGGGTCTGGGGGCTGTGGAGTTCCTTGTGCTGGGTGGTCGCAGTGACACTGGGAGAGCAGGTGAGATCCTTTTCCACTTGGGCTTCTGTCTAAATTCTGCATTTGTTCTGTGGTGCAGGCTGCCCACAGAGGTTGGGCAAAGTGGCATTTGCAAAGGTGACCTCTGCCTGTTCTCGGAGAGGGGGGAAACTGGTTCGTCAAAGTTTTGCTGCTTAGGCAATTTAAGTGGAAATGGGTATCTGTATAGATTTAAGGTTTTCTTTTGGAAGAGACCAGTCAATCCTGGGAAAAGATCTCTCCTGGGTTGTACAGACCTTATGCACACTCTTCCTCTCGCTCCTCCTAGGCTGGGGCAGAACCAGTGCCTTAATGTTTCTCAGTCTGCTGAAAGCAGGCTCAGTCACCATGGGATCTACCTGCATGGAGCCCGTAGAGTTGAGCCACCAGGGAGTTGGGCGCATGCCCCAGAGAGTCTAAAAATGGTCTATAAGGAGGATGCTCTGGTGGCTTTGCCAACTCAAGGAGCTGTCATCAAAAGATCTGGCTCACTGGCAGACCACTCAGGCCTTTTATGAATTCATCTTCCAAGTGACACCTTCACACTAGCCACTTTGACTTATATTTTTGTAGTTAGTCTTATTAATAATTTACCCAAGAAAAACATGAACTCGGTAACCTTTTAAGAGTCATGGTTTTCAGGGGAAACTGCTTGCCGGCCAGGTCCAGTCTTCAGAACATTGGCTTGAAAGCAGAGTTGTCACCAGTGTTCCATGAGGGTCTTTTACTAGCACACAGAGCATGTTGCCTTTGAAGTGATGCACGGATGCAGGCTTCTGGTGTGCACGTCCATGTGCCTCTGGGGGGTGCCTTTCCTTTTTCCCCCTGGACTGAGAAGACATTGTGTTATGTCACCTGTAGGTTGACATCATGGACATATGTGAGTCAATCCTGGAGAGGAAGCGGCATGACAGTGAAAGGTCTACATGCAGCATCTTGGAGCAAACAGACATCGAGGCAGTTGAGGCTCTGGTTTGCATGAGCTCCTGGGGTCAAAGATCCCAGAAAGGTGATCTCTTAAAGATAAGACCCCTCACACCTGTCTCTGACTCTGGGGATGTCACCACTACCATGCTTATGGATACAGCTGCAGCTGAGCTACCAAAGGACTTTCATTCTTTATCAACTCTGGtaagaggaggggtggggagaggagcccTAGAGTGGCTTAAATAATTACATTGACAACTCATGGGTTGATTCACTGGGATGCTGGCAAGTAGGTTGCTTACCCCTCTTGTGTGGGTTCATGGGTGAAAATTTTTccttcattgcttgaaaatgtGCACTGAGGGATCATGACCTTCCAGACATGAGATACATGGGGTTAGTGTACCTCAGATAATAGATAAATGcaagaaaatggaatttaatttcTTGGGGAGTcttggtggggggtgggagggttaGGTTTTCCTTGTGACCCGATCCAGGATTAGGACATGTGGGCAGCTCCTAGAGAAAGCGTGTGCTATGGCATCAGCCTGAACTTTGTTGAAACAGTGGCACCTCTGCCTTCTTGTGGCAGCTGACTTCAGCGAGAGGAGCAGTGGATCCAGTACTGGGAGTCCCTTGCACCTCAGCATTGGGTTCTTCTGTGGGGCGGCTGAAGAGACCCGGGAATTGTTGGGCACTGTCTGAAGGCTTGGTTCAGTCAGAACCACTGATTAGATTTTTTTGAGGACTTGAGATTATTGTGAAAAGCTCTGATTTTGAAGTttaagtttgttttcttgttatagTCCTAAAGCTAAATTGCTCATTTTAGTTGTCGTACAAGGCCTTAGCAGACATTGCCTTTTCTTCCAACAGAGCAAATGCATGATTTAGGAGGGGTCAGGACAGAATGGGGAGAAGCTGAGACAGTGGGTGCCTTGCGTAGCCTTAAGAGCTGCTGGGGCCTTCAGCAGGCTCAGACCAGTCTTCCCTCCATGCATCTTAAAAAGGCATTGGGGCAATGTGATCAGatgagtttcttttaaaatttaaccaaGATCTTTTCACAtggaactttttttccccccccttaAGTGCATAACTCCTCCTCAGAGCCCTGATCTCATGGAGCCATCGACAGGGACACCTGTTCCTCCCCAAGTAACTGATTCCAAAGCACACAGGGTCATGGCCCTCCCGCTGTCTTCATCGGTGGCAGCCAGAGCACTGAACAAGAGGACTGAGAGGGGCTTGCCAAGTTTGAAGCTCGAGCCCCAGGAACCAGCTCCTGTGCCCAGCTGCAGGGCCTTGGTAACAAGTGTGATCCGCCACACGGCAGAGAATCCTGTTCCTGCCTGCTTTCCTCCTGCTCAGATGCAAGAACAGCGACTGTCCAATAGCAGAGAAGGGGAAGCACAGTTTCTGGGACATTTGGAAGCTTTGCAGGATACACGCCTTGCAGACAGTTTGCTCATTGCTAACACCGTTTCCTGTCAGCCTTGCTTGCACGGATCTGGCGGCCTGCTCCCCACCGACAAAGGCCCACAGGCGGGGTGGCCTGCTGCAGTTCAGCCCTGCTCaccaaagaattttgaaaatgacTTGCCAAGGAAAACCACCCCTCTGATTTCTGTTCCTGTCACCAGTCCCCCTGTCCTGTGCCAAATGATCCCTACAACTGGACAGAGTAGCATGATCTCTGCATTTTTGAGACCCCCTCCCCTATTGTCTGTGGGGACTGTCAAACCCATCCTgcctcaggctgcacctgtgcCCCAGCCTGTGTTCATGGGCCCGCCCATGCCTCAGGGAACTGTGATGCTGGTGCTGCCACAGAGCACTCTAGCCCAGCCTGCTACCTGCCCATCCAGTGTCATGGCTGTTGGGAACACCAAGTTGTTGCCCCTTGCCCCTGCTCCACTGTTCATTGCCTCCAGCCAAAACTGTGCCCCTCAGgtagacttctcccggaggagaAACTATGTTTGCAGCTTCCCAGGCTGCCGAAAGACCTACTTCAAGAGCTCCCATCTCAAGGCCCATCTTCGCACTCACACAGGTAAGCACTGGGCAGGTAGGGTAATGGGAGCAGCAGACCCTCTGGTTAGGAAGCATATCTGCAGCCACCTCTGAGTGGGAGGCTGGAGGACTGCTGGAGTGGGTAGGGGCTCTTTTTCTTTGGTTCTTTAAAGTCCTTGTGATCTTGCAGGAGTTGGAATTGTTAGCATAACCATCAGCACCACTGCTACCCTGTCTGGGTGGAATGTAGGATGGCTCCATTATTGTGGTCCTTCAACAAGTTTTAGAGTACCTTACCAGGGCCCCATCTCTCTGTTTTGCAGTAGATATTCATGGtttctttgcatatttatttctttgtgtgttgtattggggattgaactccggtgctctaccactgaggtacacacccagccctttttttaaaaatatttgtttttttggggctggggatgtggctcaagcggtagcgcgctcgcctggtatgcgtgcgacccgggttcgatcctcagcaccacataccaacaaagatgttgtgtccgccgagaactaaaaaataaatattaaaaattctttctctctctctctctctctctctctctcctctctcactctctcttttaaaaaaaaaaatttgttttttagttttaggtggacacataatctttatttttacgtggtgctgagaattgaacccagtgcctcacgcatgctaggcgagcacgctaccacttgagccacatccccagccctttttatttttagatagagtCTCCAAGTTGCCAAGGGCTGTCCTCtgaaacttgccatcctcctgcctcagccttcccggttgctgggattacaggcaggtgccatcGCACTtggtttttctttgcatttagaAAATGCATTCATGTTTAGTGAAAGCATCAACAAGATTTGGGGGAATGTCGGTCTAAACTAGAAAAGTTCAGGTTctagaatactttttaaagaatacaaataccagcagcttgggaggctgagacaggatgatcatgagtttaaagccagcctcaacaactttagtgaggccctgtctctaaataaaatattaacaagggggcaggaatgtggctcagtggttaagcatccttgggttcaattcccatatcaaaaataatagttttctttggagaatgtataatttttaattcagaaGGTCACAACAAGAAACTCTAATGACCTAGTGATGTCCTTGTTGTCTAGTCAGCTTTGCCCAGTAGAATTTTTTTGCAGTGAATAAAAGGGAGTTCTATTTGGATAGCCATGTGCACTTGAAATGGGGCTAGTGTGACTAAGGAACCAAATTCTACTTTCTCATTAATTGAACTTAAGTTTAGAAGGCTCCATAGGATGGTGGCTGCCATGATGTCTGACAGGGCTGAGTGCTGCCTGCTAGAGAATCAATCCCTTTTCTGGATGAGGGCAGCGTTTTTCAGGTGTCCAGTGAGTGAGTGCTCTGTAGTGctgctgtttgttttgtttggggcactagggattgaacccaggggcactcaatccctgagccacatccccagccctttttagtttttattttgagacatggtcttgctaggttgcttagggcctcactaagttgctaaggctggctttgaactttgcaatcctcttgccttagcctcctgagcttctgggattacaggcatgtaccaccacccCTGGCTGTTTGTATTTTCCAAGGATCCTATAGTCACTTGTCCAACTTGCCTTTTTGATACTCACATGTTACATAGAAGCACATAAGGTATGCCATTCAGTAAAGATGTGTTTTATAACTCTTCATGGAACCCCCTTTCCATCAGAATGTCCAGATTGTGgaatataaaataggaaagacTGACTGgagagagttttgttttttgtcttacagaaccccaggcctcatgcattctagggaAGTGTTATACCATAGAACTATATCCGcagacctttttaaattttgaggcaggg
Encoded proteins:
- the Klf11 gene encoding Krueppel-like factor 11 isoform X1, with the protein product MHTPGSAGPGDARAVDIMDICESILERKRHDSERSTCSILEQTDIEAVEALVCMSSWGQRSQKGDLLKIRPLTPVSDSGDVTTTMLMDTAAAELPKDFHSLSTLCITPPQSPDLMEPSTGTPVPPQVTDSKAHRVMALPLSSSVAARALNKRTERGLPSLKLEPQEPAPVPSCRALVTSVIRHTAENPVPACFPPAQMQEQRLSNSREGEAQFLGHLEALQDTRLADSLLIANTVSCQPCLHGSGGLLPTDKGPQAGWPAAVQPCSPKNFENDLPRKTTPLISVPVTSPPVLCQMIPTTGQSSMISAFLRPPPLLSVGTVKPILPQAAPVPQPVFMGPPMPQGTVMLVLPQSTLAQPATCPSSVMAVGNTKLLPLAPAPLFIASSQNCAPQVDFSRRRNYVCSFPGCRKTYFKSSHLKAHLRTHTGEKPFNCSWDGCDKKFARSDELSRHRRTHTGEKKFVCPVCDRRFMRSDHLTKHARRHMTTKKIPGWQTEVGKLNRIASVESPASPHAPLPASS
- the Klf11 gene encoding Krueppel-like factor 11 isoform X2, whose amino-acid sequence is MHTPGSAGPGDARAVDIMDICESILERKRHDSERSTCSILEQTDIEAVEALVCMSSWGQRSQKGDLLKIRPLTPVSDSGDVTTTMLMDTAAAELPKDFHSLSTLCITPPQSPDLMEPSTGTPVPPQVTDSKAHRVMALPLSSSVAARALNKRTERGLPSLKLEPQEPAPVPSCRALVTSVIRHTAENPVPACFPPAQMQEQRLSNSREGEAQFLGHLEALQDTRLADSLLIANTVSCQPCLHGSGGLLPTDKGPQAGWPAAVQPCSPKNFENDLPRKTTPLISVPVTSPPVLCQMIPTTGQSSMISAFLRPPPLLSVGTVKPILPQAAPVPQPVFMGPPMPQGTVMLVLPQSTLAQPATCPSSVMAVGNTKLLPLAPAPLFIASSQNCAPQVDFSRRRNYVCSFPGCRKTYFKSSHLKAHLRTHTGEKPFNCSWDGCDKKFARSDELSRHRRTHTGEKKFVCPVCDRRFMRSDHLTKHARRHMTTKKIPGWQTEILF